Proteins found in one Streptomyces sp. CB09001 genomic segment:
- a CDS encoding glycosyltransferase codes for MTVVTLVSALSLAAWLWLLFARGFFWRTDVRLPALEEPGVWPPVCVVVPARDEAAVLSSSLPSLLAQDYPGRAEVFLIDDGSTDGTGELACELARRHEGLPLTVASPGEPPAGWTGKLWAVRHGIGLARTREPEYLLLTDADIAHAPDSLRALVSAAGTGGFDVVSQMARLRVDSVWERLVVPAFVYFFAQLYPFRWIGGGRAGSRRQRATRTAAAAGGCVLLRADAAERARIPDAIRHAVIDDVALARAVKGAGGRVWLGLADRVDSVRPYPRLHDLWRMVSRSAYAQLRHNPLVLAGTVLGLALVYLVPPAAVLVGAATGQGATAALGAAAWLVMAGTYLPMLRYYRQPLWLAPLLPFTAFLYLLMTVDSAVQHYRGRGAAWKGRTYARPDAVPEEGRAG; via the coding sequence GTGACCGTCGTGACCTTGGTGTCAGCCCTCTCCCTCGCCGCCTGGCTGTGGCTGCTGTTCGCCCGGGGCTTCTTCTGGCGCACGGACGTCAGACTTCCGGCCCTTGAGGAGCCCGGCGTCTGGCCCCCGGTGTGCGTCGTCGTCCCGGCGCGCGACGAGGCGGCGGTGCTGTCGTCGAGCCTGCCGTCGCTGCTCGCCCAGGACTATCCGGGGCGGGCGGAGGTCTTCCTGATCGACGACGGCAGCACGGACGGCACGGGTGAGCTGGCGTGCGAGCTGGCCCGGCGGCACGAGGGGCTGCCGCTGACCGTGGCCTCGCCGGGGGAGCCGCCCGCCGGCTGGACGGGCAAGCTGTGGGCGGTGCGGCACGGCATCGGCCTGGCGCGCACGCGTGAGCCCGAGTACTTGCTGCTGACGGACGCCGACATCGCGCACGCTCCGGACAGTCTGCGCGCGTTGGTGTCCGCGGCCGGCACCGGAGGTTTCGACGTCGTATCCCAGATGGCCCGGCTGCGGGTGGATAGCGTGTGGGAGCGGCTCGTGGTACCGGCCTTCGTCTACTTCTTCGCCCAGTTGTACCCGTTCCGGTGGATCGGTGGTGGCCGCGCCGGGAGCAGGCGGCAGAGGGCGACGCGGACGGCGGCCGCGGCGGGCGGTTGCGTACTGCTGCGGGCCGACGCCGCCGAGCGGGCGCGGATCCCGGACGCCATCCGGCACGCCGTCATCGACGACGTGGCCCTCGCCCGCGCGGTGAAGGGCGCAGGCGGCCGGGTCTGGCTGGGCCTGGCCGACCGGGTGGACAGCGTGCGCCCGTATCCGCGGCTGCACGACCTGTGGCGGATGGTCTCGCGCAGCGCCTACGCGCAACTGCGGCACAACCCGCTGGTGCTGGCCGGAACGGTGCTCGGCCTGGCCCTGGTGTATCTGGTGCCGCCCGCGGCGGTGCTCGTCGGCGCGGCGACGGGGCAGGGCGCGACGGCCGCGTTGGGCGCGGCCGCCTGGCTCGTGATGGCGGGGACGTACCTGCCGATGCTGCGCTACTACCGGCAGCCCCTGTGGCTCGCGCCGCTGCTGCCGTTCACCGCGTTCCTCTATCTGCTGATGACGGTCGACTCGGCGGTGCAGCACTACCGGGGGCGCGGCGCGGCCTGGAAGGGCCGCACTTACGCCCGTCCGGACGCGGTGCCCGAGGAGGGCCGAGCGGGCTGA
- a CDS encoding TerD family protein, with translation MSKGSNTPVPTAALRVELGWRSGPGVPDADASALLLVGGKVRSDADFVFYNQPAHASGSVRHEGKRDAGGRVTDSLLVDLTRVEPAIETVILAASSDGGAFGQVPDLYIEVRDTTRNTVVARFDNPGASVETAFVLGEFYRRQGAWKFRAVGQGYDSGLEGLATDYGISVDEPQYAPPTAPPAPAPAPAMPPPAPPAPPVTRPSAAPPPPPAAPSAEPVRLTKVTLTKAAPSVSLTKQGGTSGSMRVNLNWQVRKQFSGWARKLGRPVAMHDDLDLDLCCLYELSDGSKGVVQALGNAFGALHQPPFIHLDGDDRTGAVSTGENLTISLDHKQYFRRILVFVTIYEGARSFADLHATVTLQPQYGAAVDFSLDECTVPSTVCALALITNTGNDLVVQREARYLVPDRGVSPQRTVDHAYGWGMNWTPGRK, from the coding sequence ATGTCGAAAGGGTCGAACACCCCGGTGCCGACGGCGGCGCTGCGGGTCGAACTGGGCTGGCGATCCGGCCCCGGCGTGCCCGACGCGGACGCCTCCGCCCTCCTGCTGGTGGGCGGCAAGGTCCGTTCCGACGCGGACTTCGTCTTCTACAACCAGCCGGCCCACGCCTCCGGCTCGGTCCGCCACGAGGGCAAGCGGGACGCCGGCGGCCGGGTGACCGACAGCCTCCTCGTCGACCTCACGCGCGTGGAGCCCGCGATCGAGACGGTGATCCTCGCCGCCTCCTCGGACGGCGGAGCGTTCGGGCAGGTCCCCGATCTGTACATCGAGGTGCGCGACACCACGCGGAACACCGTCGTGGCCCGCTTCGACAACCCGGGCGCGAGCGTCGAGACGGCCTTCGTGCTGGGCGAGTTCTACCGCCGCCAGGGCGCCTGGAAGTTCCGCGCCGTCGGACAGGGATACGACAGCGGACTCGAGGGCCTGGCCACGGACTACGGCATCTCGGTGGACGAGCCGCAGTACGCCCCGCCGACGGCCCCGCCCGCGCCCGCCCCCGCGCCCGCGATGCCCCCGCCGGCGCCTCCCGCACCTCCCGTGACACGGCCGTCCGCGGCGCCTCCGCCACCCCCGGCCGCGCCCTCCGCCGAGCCGGTCCGGCTGACCAAGGTCACGCTCACCAAGGCGGCGCCCTCCGTCTCGCTCACCAAGCAGGGCGGCACCTCCGGCTCCATGCGCGTCAACCTCAACTGGCAGGTGCGCAAGCAGTTCTCGGGCTGGGCCCGCAAGCTCGGCCGCCCGGTCGCCATGCACGACGACCTCGACCTCGACCTGTGCTGCCTGTACGAACTGAGCGACGGCAGCAAGGGTGTCGTCCAGGCGCTCGGCAACGCCTTCGGGGCGCTGCACCAGCCGCCGTTCATCCACCTCGACGGCGACGACCGCACCGGCGCCGTGTCGACCGGCGAGAACCTCACCATCAGCCTCGACCACAAGCAGTACTTCCGGCGCATCCTCGTATTCGTGACCATCTACGAGGGCGCCCGTTCCTTCGCCGACCTGCACGCCACCGTCACCCTCCAGCCGCAGTACGGCGCTGCGGTCGACTTCTCGCTCGACGAGTGCACCGTGCCCTCGACCGTGTGCGCCCTCGCGCTGATCACCAACACCGGAAACGACCTCGTCGTCCAGCGCGAGGCCCGCTACCTGGTGCCCGACCGCGGGGTGAGCCCGCAGCGAACGGTCGACCACGCCTACGGGTGGGGCATGAACTGGACCCCCGGCCGCAAATGA
- a CDS encoding DUF6643 family protein gives MTSPRSTYGGGYYSASFPDTPIYDSLVAERGTPQIAPIRVPAAYDMPSSSHLPALPSALPALPAGPSQPSYGYSQQAPQPAPLQQAPAAYIPHQATAPRGYPGPQQPQQPRPGAPGPAGYEAMRPAAPRPAPAPYQDPYNQQQYRGY, from the coding sequence ATGACCTCCCCCCGCTCCACTTATGGCGGCGGCTACTACTCCGCCTCCTTCCCGGACACCCCGATCTACGACTCGCTCGTGGCCGAACGGGGCACACCGCAGATCGCCCCGATCCGGGTCCCCGCCGCGTACGACATGCCGAGCAGCAGCCATCTGCCCGCGCTGCCGTCCGCCCTGCCCGCCCTCCCGGCGGGCCCTTCGCAGCCCTCCTACGGATATTCGCAGCAGGCCCCGCAGCCCGCCCCGCTGCAGCAGGCGCCCGCCGCGTACATCCCGCACCAGGCGACCGCGCCCCGCGGCTACCCCGGCCCCCAGCAGCCGCAGCAGCCCCGCCCGGGCGCGCCCGGCCCCGCGGGGTACGAGGCGATGCGCCCCGCGGCTCCCCGGCCGGCCCCCGCGCCGTACCAGGATCCGTACAACCAGCAGCAGTACCGCGGCTACTGA
- a CDS encoding MOSC N-terminal beta barrel domain-containing protein codes for MGYARLQSIHVHPVKAFRSLSLQEAVVEPWGPAGDRRWMLIDDGGKVVTQRRQPRLALAAAELLPGGGVRLSAPGMAPLAVPVPRAVGTVTVQIFRDKVEALPAEDAAAHAWCSTLLGADVRLVHLDDPATRRPVDPAYALPGETVSFADGFPLLLTTTASLDALNSLIARGEHADEGPLPMNRFRPNLVVSGTEPWAEDRWSRVAVGEVVLRVAKPCGRCVVTTTDQGTADRGAEPLHSLGRHRRVDGKLVFGQNLVPLGPGTVRVGDPVRIVE; via the coding sequence ATGGGGTACGCGCGACTGCAGTCGATCCACGTCCATCCGGTCAAGGCGTTCCGGAGCCTGTCGCTCCAGGAGGCCGTCGTGGAGCCCTGGGGGCCGGCCGGAGACCGACGCTGGATGCTGATCGACGACGGGGGAAAGGTCGTCACGCAACGCCGGCAGCCGCGCCTCGCCCTGGCCGCCGCCGAGCTTCTGCCCGGCGGCGGCGTACGGCTGTCCGCGCCCGGCATGGCACCGCTCGCGGTCCCGGTCCCGCGCGCGGTGGGCACCGTGACGGTGCAGATCTTCCGGGACAAGGTCGAGGCGCTCCCCGCCGAGGACGCGGCCGCGCACGCCTGGTGCAGCACGCTGCTCGGAGCCGACGTCCGGCTGGTGCACCTGGACGATCCCGCCACCCGCAGGCCCGTCGACCCTGCGTACGCGCTGCCGGGCGAGACCGTCTCCTTCGCGGACGGGTTTCCGTTGCTGCTGACCACCACCGCCTCGCTCGACGCCCTCAACTCCCTGATCGCGCGGGGCGAGCACGCGGACGAGGGCCCCCTGCCGATGAACCGCTTCCGGCCGAACCTGGTCGTCTCGGGCACCGAGCCCTGGGCCGAGGACCGCTGGTCCCGCGTCGCCGTCGGCGAGGTCGTCCTGCGGGTCGCCAAGCCGTGCGGGCGGTGCGTCGTGACGACCACCGACCAGGGCACCGCGGACCGCGGCGCCGAGCCCCTGCACAGCCTCGGCCGGCACCGTCGCGTCGACGGCAAACTGGTCTTCGGGCAGAACCTGGTCCCGCTCGGCCCCGGCACGGTCCGGGTCGGCGACCCGGTGCGGATCGTCGAGTGA